The sequence below is a genomic window from Sebastes fasciatus isolate fSebFas1 chromosome 18, fSebFas1.pri, whole genome shotgun sequence.
aagactatacaacataacaaaaaaataaatgaataatatacagtgcaggaagaggcaaaaaatcTACCAGCAGCACTGCTATCAAGTTATTGCTGGGTTCTTCATAAAattaatatgattttatttgttttgctttttttccccacaaactttttataattattattattattactatcattttcattattattactatcatatatattatatatatatattatattatattatatactattattatgtaatttacttgttatttgttttgcacaatttaagactatacaacataacaaaaaaattaaatgaacaatatacagtgcaggaagaggcaaaaaatcTACCAGCAGCACTGCTATCAAGTTATTGCTGGGTTCTTCATAAAattaatatgattttatttgttttgctttttttcccacaaacttttataattattattattattactatcattttcattattattactatcatatatatatatagtatatatatatatatatatatactatatatatatactatatatatataatatagtatatatatatatacatatatatatatatatatactatatcatatatatatatattatatcatatatatatatattatattatattatatactattattatgtaatttacttgttatttgttttgcacaatttaagactatacaacataacaaaaaaattaaatgaacaatatacagtgcaggaagaggcaaaaaatcTACCAGCAGCACTGGTCTGGGTATCAAGTTATCGCTGTGGTTCTTCAACAAGTCTCGCGATGTTTCAGTATTGGAGAGCAATAGTGGCAACGAGAAGTGGCGTGGGACGGAGTGAAGAGAGAGTTGTTATcgaagaagagggagaagagggagaagaagaggaagagggagaaccGGAGGAATAGCAGAGCTTGGGgtgtgtgttgagtgtgtgttttgagaGGTCCACAACACGGCGTGAATGAGACAGTCAAGCTGGCGGACTTCAATATGGCATCCGGAGATACTCTGTACATCGAGACAGACGGCTCGGAGATGCCGGCCGAGATCGTGGAGCTCCACGAGATAGAGGTGGAGACGATCCCGGTGGAGACCATCGAGACCACGGTGGTCGGCGGGGTCGACGACGAGGATGAAGACGAGGAAGAGGACGACGACGACGAGCCCATGATCGCTCTGCAACCTCTAGTAACAGacgaccaccaccaccatcaccatcaccaccaccaccaccatcaggaGGTGATCCTAGTCCAGACTCGAGAGGAGGTAGTCGGCGGAGACGATgaagacgacgacgacgacgactcGGACATGCACACGGACGGTGGCGGCAGCGGGGGCTTCGAGGACCAGATCCTCATCCCGGTGCCTGCACCCGGAGTGGAGGACGAGTATATAGAGCAGACTCTGGTGACTGTGGCCGGGAAGAGCAGCTCGGTTGGCCGCATGAAACGAGCAGGAGGAGGCAGTGGTGGTGGGAAGAAAGCAGGCAAAAAGAGCTATCTCTCCGCGGAGTCCGGCGGGAGGAAATGGGAGCAGAAGCAGGTGCAGATAAAGACACTGGAGGGCGAGTTCTCTGTCACTATGTGGGCATCGGGTGAGTAAAGCGTTGCTAGAGGCCCTCGTTGCTAGGGCGTTGTCCTGCTGCACCACACTAGTCCCTGGACGTGTTACGGTCGTGTAAAAGCGGTAAATAACGACACATTTCCCCGCTAAACCTCtcgaaatgtttttgttttgaaggGAGGCCATGTTTTTAAAGTGTTGCCTGGGCGCCGCCATATTTCCCCGAGACTTAGTAGACAAGTATGGCGGCGACAGGCCCCCGAAAACATGGCGCTGGTCGCGGCCAGGCGGAGAGACCGTGGTGCTGCTGCTACCAGGGAGGGGGACTGTTAGAGGGGTTTTGGGGTGATTTTAGAGCTCAAAGTGGGGTTTTTGTGGTGTTTAAATGCAGCTGGATGATTTATGTTGAGTATGTGATGTTTTAATAAGCGTGGGTTTGTCAGTGAGGTGCTATTTTAGTCCAGTAAGGGggtttagctgttagctctggtTGCTTGTTGGTGGTGGTTCAGCAGTTCTTCTGCAGCGGGCTGACTACTGCCTCTGTGCAGACTGCTGGTACTGCGTGCAATGTGATATTAACCCTAATCACTACTGGAGACAGGGCTTCATAATGcaatatatttatgtttatttatttatattaagatATTTATGAGGTTAATCATTTCATTTCTCTACCTGTTTTTTGAGAGGACACAGCTGGAGCTATTTATTTAGTGCACTCTGCAGGGTGGTTTACAGTAGGATGTTTATAGTTTCTTATTTTTGTCAATAGCTTTCAATAAGCTCTCAATAAATATCTCCAAACTAGgctttagatttagatttatgtGCACGCCGTATTgttcttttctgtattttttattataaaattttgttgaaaacattgttttaaatataatatatatatatatataactttttctttatttttatattattattttcatatattattttttgtttggttttgttatATCAttagcattgttttttttggttgtttttttttacatgtttacagTCATTTTATTTCACAACCAGATAGCCTACCTGTTTTTTGAGAGGACACATCAGCTATCTGGAGCTATTTTTCTTTAGTGCACTCTGCAGGGTGGTTTACAGTAGAATTCAATAGTTTAtagtttcttattttttttcaatagctTCTTATTTACACACTTAATTGAAGGAGACCATTAATTCACCAGACAGCGTTTCTTCTACTGCCTCTGTGCAGAGGGATGGTACTGCGTGCAATGTGATATTAACCCTAATCACTACTGGAAAAAGGGCTTCATAATGCAatataattgtttatttatatatttatttatttatattaagatATTTATGAGGTTAATCATTTTATTCCACACCTGTTTTCGAGAGGACACAGCATCTATCTATCTGGAGCTATTTTTTTAGTGCACTCTGCAACGTGGTTTACAGTAGGATTCAATAGTTAatagtttctttcttttttttctcaatagcttcttatttttttacacaCCCACGTCTTAATTGAAGGAGACCATTCATTTTTGTTCCTGCTTGAAACATGACAccttaaccctcctgttgtcctcgggtcaaatttgacccgttttcaaacttcattaaatcataaatatggatttctttaatctaattgccccaaaataacatggatggtTGCCTACTCAAAACAATATTCTGACTAAAAGTTTACATATACCAGTATGTGATAATAcatcaacattatgttcctctgataataactttagtcaaaataattcacaatatctgtttttttttactaaaaaacTAGGTATAATTTCACggaaattaggtttattaacattaatttcTCCCaataaagtgtaaaacttaATAATTAGGAAGgaagttggccaaaaaggtgtaacacaTAATTGGGTgatagtttatactgtatgctttataAAAAGTCAAACCAGACTGGGTTAATTTTGACCCGGGAAGACAAAAGTTGCATGGTCGACGGACgggaagacaacaggagggttaaccCATCACTACTGGAAAAGGTTATTCATAATGCAACCTTTTGAAGAgctgatatttattattagtttatttcACAACCAAGATAGTCTCTTGTTTTCGAGAGGACACGGCATCTATCTATCTGGAGCTATTTTTTTTAGTGCACTCTGCAGGGTGGTTTACAgtaggaaaaaaattaaaaaactgtaaaatgtaaaaacccaaaacaaaacaaataaaaacaatgctAATGATATAACAAAACTAAACAAAgaattatatatttaaacatataagaaaaagttatatatatatatatatatatattatatatttaaaacaatattttcaactaaattgtataataaaaaatacagaaaagaacAGAATACGGTGTGCACATAAATCTAATagcttcttattttttttacacacacgTCTTAATTGAAGGAGACCATTAATTTGTGCAGAGGGATGGTACTGCGTGCAATGTAATATTATTGACCAGGTGTTAACCCATCACTACTGGGAAAAGGGCTTCATAATGCAACCTTTCAAGagctgatatttatttaatcatttgaTTTCACAATCAGATAGTCTACCTTGTTTTTGAGAGGACACAGCAGCTATCTGGAGCTATTTATTTAGTGCACTATGCAGGGTGGTTTACAGTAGGATTCAATAGTTTAtagtttcttatttttttcaatagCTTTCAATAAGCTCTCAATAAATATCTCCAAACTAGgctttagatttagatttatgtGCATTCTgttcttttctgtattttttattataaaatttagttgaaaaacattgttttaaatataaaatatatatatataactttttctttatttttatattattattttaatatatcatttttgtttggttttgttatATCAttagcattgttttttttgtttttttttttgttttttttacctgtttacAGTCATTTTATTTCACAACCAGATAGTCTACCTGTTTTTTGAGAGGACACATCAGCTATCTGGAGCTATTTTCTTTAGTGCACTCTGCAGGGTGGTTTACAGTTGGATTCAATAGTttattgtttcttattttttttcaatagctTCTTATTTTTACACACTTAATTGAAGGAGAGTATTAATTCACCAGACAGCGTTGCTTCTTTTGCAGCGGGCTGACTACTGCCTCTGTGCAGAGGGATGGTACTTCGTGCAATGTAATATTGACCAGGTGTTAACCCATCACTACTGGGAATAGGCTTCATAATGCAACCTTTTCAAGAGCTGATATTTATGAgcttaatcatttttattttacaaccaGATAGTCTACCTGTTTTTGAGAGGACACAGCATCTATCTATCTGGAGCTATTTTTTTAGTGCACTTTGCAGGGTGGTTTACAGTAGAATTCAATAGTTAtagtttcttattttttttccaatagcTTCTTATTTTTACACACTTAATTGAAGGAGACCATTCATTTTTGGTGCCTGCTTGAAACATGACACCTTTTTAGAAATTAAGAATAAATATCTCCAAACTAGGCTTGAGATTTATGTGCACACCGTCTTCTgttcttttctgtattttttattatacaatttagttgaaaatattgttttaaatatagaatatatatatatagaatatatatatatatataactttttctttattttttatattattatttttatattttttgtttagttttgttaTATCATTagcattgttttttgtttgtttacatttattataaaatttagttgaaaatattgtttaaatataatatatatctttattttttatattatattattttaatatattcatttttgtttagtttttttatatcattagcactgttctttttgtttttacatgtttacagTATGATTTACAAAGTCAAATTTGCAAAAAATTATGAGCAGCATGAGGTGAGTAATATTTGGAAATATAATGGAAATAGGTAATCTTTCTATTAATGTAAAACCAAAGTAATTATGCAACAATAATGTGACTCCTGATATAACTTCAGGGCCAAGGCAGCTGCAGATGTGTTTTTTGCCCTCCCTCAGGCTTGTTGCTAGGGAAACACCAGTGTGTTATCGGTTCAGTCTCTGTAATGTATTCCTAGATGACAATAAAGACATTGACCAtgagtcagtggtggaagagcAGATCGTCGGGGAGAACTCCCCTCCAGACTACTCGGAGTACATGACGGGGAAGAAGCTGCCCCCTGGTGGTATCCCGGGGATCGACCTCTCAGACCCCAAACAGCTGGCTGAGTTTGccaggtcagtgtgtgttttggcCTCTGCATCCCTTGTTCCCAGATGTAAACACACCTGTTTGTGTCAACAACTCTGATTAATATGCAAAAAAGGATATCACAAAGGGGATATGTAGTGCGAGATAAACATGGTGCTGACCCTCTACACAATTATCAGATATTCTGTTTAGCTTGTGTCTGTCAGGCAAaacaatagggctgtcaatcgattaatatatTGAATCCTGATGTCCTGTCCATAGTTAAAtacgattaatcgtaaattaattaaattaattaaaagcgttatttatccttctTCGCGACAAACTAGTAAGTCAATGTtggtatatgtatatataagaaagacaaataaagtatatgaaaaaaacacttggtaTAATGTAGACGTGTTTGTGCATATGTGGATGCAGACTGCACATATTGATTTATGTTAATGCACAAGGTTTGAGCAAGCTCTGTGTATAGTATTTACTGGGGAAGGTGTACCATTGTTACGTGCTGAAATAGACCAAACGGAATTATTTTATAGACATCACAAAACAAGcaactaacagttattttcattactgattATTTACTCACTTATGTTGTCATTTAATCATATagcctataaaatgtcagcTAAATGGAAAGCAGGCTGATTTTATGGTGAGACCAGTGAACGCTCATAGCGAGTGGGCGTTctataattatttattagtaACTTTTCACTGTGCGCTTCACTTTCCTGTAAACATGCTCCATCTCGAGGTGAAACGTCAAGTGAGGATATTTCCACTGTAACAGACAGCCTCTTACTGAAACTGGTTGTTGATTAACTAAAACAAATCAACGTTAAAACTGGACTGGTAAATAACACGGGCGCTTGTGTGAAAGGGATGGCTTTGCGacatgtctgtttttgtttgtttaaaacccCCACAccatgtactttttttttcaaaatcagaATGAAGCCCAGGAAAGTCAAAGAGGACGATGCTCCCCGGACGATAGCTTGCCCTCATAAAGTGAGTCTAACAACGTTGTCCCCAAGTGAACCCTGCTGCCACCACTTTGCCAAGATAGAGTTCATAGTTCCTGATCGCTTTAATAGTCTCACATTGCTGCTTTGTTGCTTTCTGGGTAATTGAACATTTCTGTAAAGGTTATTTAAAAGTGGAGAAAGCACTCGGGTGTATTGATTTTCATGTACTTACAAGAACAATCGAGCCTTATCTGAACTCTACATGTTTAGCTAATGCAAAGGGTGATTCGCTGTATGAGCAGTCTGAAGCTGTTAACAATACATCGCCATTAGGAGAGAATAGACGCAGCTCCACTTTTTCAGGATTTATAGGAAACTAAACAaaagttctggggacatttgACATTGGCATACAAGGAAACAAAAACCCTTTTGGTGCACCACTTCAGAGATTACAAATAACCTTACATTATTCACTTGTCTATGCTGTTTGTCAACTCTGTGCTGCGCTTTCTTTTTGTCCCCCAGGGCTGCACAAAGATGTTCAGGGATAACTCAGCCATGAGGAAGCATCTCCACACCCACGGACCCCGCGTGCACGTCTGCGCCGAGTGCGGCAAGGCGTTCGTGGAGAGCTCCAAACTCAAGCGTCACCAACTCGTTCACACAGGGGAGAAACCCTTCCAGGTTAGCATCTGGACTAAACTTCACACTCCCCCCCACGCACATACACTTGCACTATTTTTACATTCTTAAGCACATAAGCCCATCAACAGTTTTAAGTCAAATTCAAGCTAAGGAGAATGGGATAATAAGTAATTGCTCGCTGATGGGGTTCAAAAATCATCACCCACCACGTACCAAACGCAAGTAAAactttgtgtttggttgatAAATCAAAGGTCACCCATCACACTGACTGGTAACATTTTTGTGTCTTTGCATGATCTTGAACTTCAAGACTATTATTTGAACTTACTCTCCATAATTAATGACTGATATTTCAATCAAATTTATATGTTTTAGCTGGTATTTTGTATACCTGTCAAGCTTCCTGTTCTTGCAAATTTGGTCAGTTATCAGTGTTCTTAGTACATTTTGAAACCTTGGCTCCTTGATTTCACACAGAGGTAGAAAAAAGGACAAACAGCTGAAGGTACTGTAGTTAGCTATCTAATGAAGCTAACTTTAGCTTCATGAGTTGGTTGAAAACGCTTTAATGTCTCCATCTGATTCGTAACTTATAtaatgtattatgtattttatggcTACATACACAATAGGGGttggaatcaccagaggccccacgatatgaTATCAAcacgatacaatcttattgcgattttaaacatgcaatatgataagtatcatgataagatataatgtgatatatttcactttattgccttttttcaactgcaaattatgtagtttgtcaacatctgtttcatcTCAGAggttttattcacatatcttgaggtcagaggtcaagggatccctttgaaaattgccatgccagtttttccttgccaaaattttgcgtaacttttgAGCATTGTTTAACATTGTTCCAGACaaggtaccaattgattcctt
It includes:
- the yy1b gene encoding transcriptional repressor protein YY1b isoform X2, yielding MASGDTLYIETDGSEMPAEIVELHEIEVETIPVETIETTVVGGVDDEDEDEEEDDDDEPMIALQPLVTDDHHHHHHHHHHHHQEVILVQTREEVVGGDDEDDDDDDSDMHTDGGGSGGFEDQILIPVPAPGVEDEYIEQTLVTVAGKSSSVGRMKRAGGGSGGGKKAGKKSYLSAESGGRKWEQKQVQIKTLEGEFSVTMWASDIDHESVVEEQIVGENSPPDYSEYMTGKKLPPGGIPGIDLSDPKQLAEFARMKPRKVKEDDAPRTIACPHKGCTKMFRDNSAMRKHLHTHGPRVHVCAECGKAFVESSKLKRHQLVHTGEKPFQCTFEGCGKRFSLDFNLRTHVRIHTGDRPYVCPFDGCNKKFAQSTNLKSHILTHAKAKNNQ
- the yy1b gene encoding transcriptional repressor protein YY1b isoform X1 → MASGDTLYIETDGSEMPAEIVELHEIEVETIPVETIETTVVGGVDDEDEDEEEDDDDEPMIALQPLVTDDHHHHHHHHHHHHQEVILVQTREEVVGGDDEDDDDDDSDMHTDGGGSGGFEDQILIPVPAPGVEDEYIEQTLVTVAGKSSSVGRMKRAGGGSGGGKKAGKKSYLSAESGGRKWEQKQVQIKTLEGEFSVTMWASDDNKDIDHESVVEEQIVGENSPPDYSEYMTGKKLPPGGIPGIDLSDPKQLAEFARMKPRKVKEDDAPRTIACPHKGCTKMFRDNSAMRKHLHTHGPRVHVCAECGKAFVESSKLKRHQLVHTGEKPFQCTFEGCGKRFSLDFNLRTHVRIHTGDRPYVCPFDGCNKKFAQSTNLKSHILTHAKAKNNQ